In Halopseudomonas nanhaiensis, a single window of DNA contains:
- a CDS encoding DUF72 domain-containing protein — MPDVRIGISGWRYKPWRGDFYPDGLVQRRELEFASRAVSSIEINGSFYSLQTPERYQRWAAETPEDFVFSIKGPRYVTHTRRLRDIHEPLANFFASGFMSMGPKLGPILWQFPANFRYDHELFDDFLSRLPCDTDQAVKLAGDCAERLKKPGYLDAQKGRKLRHALEVRSDTFVTEGFVELLRRHDVALVVADTAGKWPYAEDLTSDFVYLRLHGDKELYTSGYDDQALERWKERIRTWSKGQQLEDARLIADSKAPAARQRDVFCYFDNDVKVRAPYDARTLLGKLGLDKGLRTTPGVPYEEEDREE; from the coding sequence ATGCCTGACGTGCGAATCGGCATCTCCGGATGGCGCTACAAGCCGTGGCGTGGCGATTTCTATCCCGATGGGCTGGTCCAGCGGCGTGAGCTCGAATTTGCCTCACGGGCAGTGAGCAGCATCGAGATCAATGGGTCGTTCTACTCGCTGCAGACCCCGGAGCGCTACCAGCGCTGGGCCGCCGAGACGCCTGAGGATTTTGTCTTCAGCATCAAGGGGCCTCGCTACGTCACGCACACCCGCCGGCTCAGGGACATCCATGAACCGCTGGCCAACTTCTTCGCCTCCGGTTTCATGAGCATGGGCCCGAAACTCGGCCCGATCCTATGGCAGTTCCCCGCCAATTTCCGCTACGACCACGAGCTGTTCGACGACTTTCTCTCCCGACTACCATGCGACACCGACCAGGCGGTAAAGCTCGCCGGCGACTGCGCGGAGCGGCTGAAAAAGCCCGGCTACCTCGACGCGCAAAAAGGTCGGAAGCTTCGCCACGCGCTGGAAGTCCGTAGCGATACCTTCGTCACCGAAGGCTTCGTCGAACTGCTACGCCGGCATGATGTGGCGCTGGTCGTGGCGGACACCGCAGGCAAGTGGCCCTACGCGGAGGATCTCACCAGCGACTTTGTCTACCTGCGGCTGCATGGCGACAAGGAGCTGTACACCAGCGGGTATGACGACCAGGCGCTTGAGCGCTGGAAGGAGCGGATCCGCACCTGGAGCAAGGGACAGCAACTTGAGGACGCCCGCCTCATAGCCGACAGCAAGGCCCCTGCTGCCAGGCAGCGAGACGTGTTCTGCTATTTCGACAACGACGTGAAGGTACGCGCGCCCTATGACGCCCGCACGCTGCTGGGCAAGCTGGGTCTGGACAAGGGTCTCAGGACCACCCCAGGCGTGCCTTACGAGGAAGAGGATCGCGAGGAGTAA
- a CDS encoding zinc-dependent alcohol dehydrogenase, with protein MKAVVFHDVGDIRLDDVPEPTLQSPTDAIIRVTASAICGTDLHFVRGTVGGMKAGTILGHEGVGIVEELGSDVRNLQIGDRVVVPSTIACGNCSYCRAGYYAQCDTANPNGKTAGTAFYGGPTFTGSFDGLQAEKARIPHANIGLVKLPDEISDDQAILLSDIFPTGYFGAESAEITPGDSVAVFGCGPVGQFAIASAKLMGAARVFAIDRFPDRLDMARRQGAETINFDEEDPVDAIKRLTGEIGVDRAIDAVGVDAECPHGHGHAQKASSGKPWQPGDAPSQALEWAVEALAKAGTLSIIGVYSADSKTFPIGAAMNKNLTINMGNCHHRKYIPKLIELVVSGRIDPTRVLTQVKPMSGVIEAFEAFDRRDTGWIKVELKPGAGAPQEQQSEAARATSNELDEAIDESFPASDPPSMTRPKS; from the coding sequence ATGAAGGCAGTCGTATTCCATGACGTAGGGGATATCCGCCTGGACGATGTTCCGGAACCCACCCTGCAATCGCCCACCGATGCGATCATCCGCGTGACCGCCAGCGCCATCTGCGGTACCGATCTGCATTTCGTGCGCGGCACCGTTGGCGGCATGAAGGCCGGGACCATCCTCGGTCACGAAGGCGTGGGCATCGTCGAAGAGCTCGGTTCGGATGTGCGCAACCTGCAGATCGGGGACCGGGTGGTCGTGCCCTCCACGATTGCCTGCGGCAACTGCTCCTACTGCCGGGCCGGGTACTACGCTCAATGCGACACCGCCAACCCCAATGGCAAGACAGCGGGAACTGCCTTCTATGGCGGCCCGACCTTCACCGGCTCGTTCGATGGACTGCAGGCCGAGAAGGCGCGCATACCCCACGCCAACATCGGCCTGGTCAAGTTGCCGGACGAGATCAGCGATGACCAGGCAATTCTGTTATCGGACATCTTCCCCACCGGGTACTTCGGAGCCGAATCGGCAGAGATCACCCCCGGAGACAGTGTCGCCGTGTTTGGTTGTGGGCCTGTTGGGCAGTTCGCGATCGCCAGCGCCAAACTGATGGGCGCTGCGCGCGTCTTCGCCATCGACCGCTTCCCGGACAGGCTCGACATGGCGCGCCGACAGGGCGCGGAGACCATCAACTTCGACGAAGAGGATCCGGTCGACGCCATCAAGCGCCTGACCGGTGAGATCGGCGTGGACCGCGCCATTGACGCAGTCGGCGTAGATGCCGAATGCCCGCATGGCCATGGCCATGCGCAGAAGGCGTCATCCGGCAAGCCATGGCAACCCGGTGACGCTCCCAGTCAGGCCCTGGAGTGGGCAGTGGAGGCGCTGGCCAAGGCCGGCACACTGTCGATTATCGGCGTCTACTCAGCTGACTCCAAGACGTTCCCCATCGGGGCGGCCATGAACAAGAACCTGACGATAAACATGGGTAACTGTCATCACCGCAAATACATTCCCAAGTTGATCGAACTGGTGGTCAGCGGGCGCATTGATCCGACCCGCGTGCTGACGCAGGTCAAGCCGATGAGCGGTGTGATCGAGGCCTTCGAAGCCTTCGATCGACGCGATACCGGCTGGATCAAGGTCGAACTCAAACCTGGCGCAGGCGCTCCGCAAGAGCAACAGTCGGAAGCGGCGCGTGCGACAAGCAATGAGCTTGATGAGGCGATTGACGAGTCCTTTCCTGCCAGTGATCCGCCGTCGATGACCCGACCCAAGAGCTGA
- the clsB gene encoding cardiolipin synthase ClsB: MNFQWQEGNEVELLINGEGFFPSVFECIRSAEKEILLETFIIFDDRVGRALKAALLEAAARGVQIDLTVDGYGTAELNSEFITEMAKAGIRMHMFDPAPRVLGMRTNLFRRLHRKIVVIDGEIGFIGGINFGADHMTDYGAMAKQDYSVKVRGPIVADLHRAALDLVRRSPAVGSDLPAVKPVTRHVGAVRMLLAIRDNEQHHTDIEEHYLKAIRSANYRLVVANAYFFPGYRILRELRNAARRGVKVTLILQGQPDKAWVSACSHLLYNYLLRDGVTIREYCQRPLHGKVALADREWCTVGSSNLDPLSLSLNLEANLFIRDPALNQQLYDHLMELSEAQCQAVTQKIALRGFWWRAPLISLSFHFIRRFPALAGMLPAHTPKLQPLTTEEAVEQLQETGEIPCSNEKT, from the coding sequence ATGAACTTCCAATGGCAGGAAGGCAATGAAGTCGAATTGCTCATCAATGGCGAGGGGTTCTTCCCCAGCGTCTTCGAGTGCATTCGCTCAGCCGAAAAGGAAATCCTCCTCGAGACCTTCATCATTTTCGATGACCGGGTGGGACGCGCGCTCAAGGCGGCGTTGCTTGAAGCGGCAGCGCGAGGCGTACAGATCGACCTGACGGTAGACGGGTACGGTACCGCCGAGCTCAACAGCGAATTCATCACCGAAATGGCCAAGGCCGGCATCCGCATGCACATGTTCGATCCGGCACCCAGGGTGCTTGGCATGCGTACCAACCTGTTCCGTCGGCTGCACCGCAAGATCGTGGTCATTGACGGCGAGATCGGGTTCATAGGCGGAATCAACTTCGGCGCCGACCACATGACCGACTATGGAGCGATGGCCAAGCAGGATTATTCGGTGAAGGTCCGCGGCCCGATCGTTGCCGATCTGCATCGTGCCGCTCTGGATCTGGTCCGGCGAAGCCCGGCGGTGGGTAGCGACCTGCCCGCCGTCAAGCCGGTAACGCGGCATGTTGGCGCAGTACGGATGCTGCTCGCCATTCGCGACAACGAGCAGCATCACACGGACATCGAAGAGCACTACCTCAAGGCCATCCGCTCGGCCAATTACCGGCTGGTGGTCGCCAATGCCTACTTCTTCCCCGGCTACCGGATTTTGCGTGAGCTGCGTAACGCGGCGCGACGCGGCGTGAAAGTCACGTTGATATTGCAGGGTCAGCCGGACAAGGCCTGGGTGAGCGCCTGCTCGCATCTGCTGTACAACTACCTTCTACGCGACGGCGTCACCATCCGCGAATATTGTCAGCGCCCCCTGCACGGCAAGGTTGCACTGGCGGACCGCGAATGGTGCACCGTCGGTTCAAGCAATCTCGATCCGCTCAGCCTGTCACTGAATCTGGAAGCAAACCTGTTCATCCGGGATCCGGCACTCAACCAGCAGCTGTACGACCACCTGATGGAACTCTCCGAGGCGCAGTGCCAGGCGGTCACGCAGAAGATTGCCTTGCGCGGGTTCTGGTGGCGGGCACCGCTGATTTCGCTGAGCTTTCACTTCATCCGCCGCTTCCCGGCCCTGGCCGGCATGCTACCCGCCCACACCCCCAAACTGCAGCCGCTCACGACTGAGGAAGCCGTGGAGCAGCTGCAAGAGACGGGCGAAATCCCCTGCAGTAACGAGAAGACCTGA
- a CDS encoding endonuclease/exonuclease/phosphatase family protein codes for MSQLDQKDIHLATPVTSLRVMTVNVHKGFTFFNRRFILPELREAVSTHGADMVFLQEVHGEHHQHALRYGDWPDTPQYEYLADTMWPDFAYGRNAVYPHGDHGNALLSKFPILRYDNRDVSVSGTEERGLLHSVLAVPGHDEVHAVCVHLGLQESHRREQLELLCELVDSLPPEAPVIVAGDFNDWRKRADAILNRCGLVEAFVSSHGAPAKSFPARWPLLCLDRIYVRNATTRGAQVLSRRPWSHLSDHAPLVVEVCL; via the coding sequence ATGAGTCAGCTGGACCAGAAGGACATACACCTCGCCACGCCGGTGACCTCGTTGCGCGTCATGACGGTCAACGTGCACAAGGGTTTCACCTTCTTCAATCGCCGCTTCATTCTGCCGGAGCTGCGCGAAGCGGTGAGCACGCACGGCGCTGACATGGTGTTCCTTCAGGAAGTACACGGCGAGCATCACCAACACGCGCTGCGCTACGGTGACTGGCCCGACACGCCGCAGTACGAATACCTGGCTGACACCATGTGGCCGGATTTCGCCTACGGCCGCAACGCGGTCTACCCGCATGGCGACCACGGCAACGCACTGCTCTCGAAATTCCCCATCCTGCGCTATGACAATCGCGACGTATCGGTCAGCGGGACCGAAGAGCGCGGGCTGCTCCATTCGGTACTGGCCGTGCCCGGCCATGACGAGGTCCATGCCGTCTGTGTACACCTTGGACTGCAGGAGTCGCACCGCCGCGAGCAGCTGGAACTTTTATGCGAACTGGTGGACTCATTACCACCGGAAGCGCCCGTGATCGTAGCGGGGGACTTCAATGACTGGCGCAAGCGTGCCGATGCGATTCTCAATCGCTGCGGCCTCGTCGAAGCCTTCGTCAGCAGCCACGGCGCTCCGGCAAAAAGCTTCCCCGCACGATGGCCCCTACTCTGCCTCGACCGAATCTACGTTCGAAACGCGACGACCCGTGGGGCCCAGGTGCTTTCGCGCCGACCTTGGTCGCATCTGTCCGACCACGCGCCGCTTGTAGTCGAGGTGTGCTTATGA